A stretch of Candidatus Sphingomonas phytovorans DNA encodes these proteins:
- a CDS encoding type II toxin-antitoxin system VapC family toxin → MIFVDSNVVIDLLEENSAWSEWSRGEVLKGVAADKLMANLVVLAECAGHFGDLEEGLCYFEDVRIELMEIPAAAAFRAGAAHKLYRRSGGQQRSILADFLIGAHASALGARLLTRDRQRFVSYFPELTLITPETDNG, encoded by the coding sequence ATGATTTTCGTTGACAGCAATGTCGTCATTGACCTGCTTGAAGAGAACTCGGCCTGGTCTGAGTGGTCGCGTGGTGAGGTTTTGAAAGGGGTCGCAGCGGACAAATTGATGGCGAACCTGGTCGTCCTCGCCGAGTGCGCGGGGCATTTCGGCGATCTGGAGGAAGGGCTGTGCTATTTTGAAGACGTGCGGATTGAATTGATGGAGATTCCCGCCGCCGCTGCTTTTCGTGCAGGGGCGGCGCACAAGCTTTATCGCCGGTCCGGCGGGCAGCAGCGATCCATCCTGGCGGACTTTCTCATCGGCGCGCATGCTTCTGCACTTGGCGCGCGGCTCCTGACGCGCGACAGGCAACGCTTCGTTTCCTATTTTCCCGAACTCACCCTCATCACACCCGAGACTGACAATGGCTGA
- the gatA gene encoding Asp-tRNA(Asn)/Glu-tRNA(Gln) amidotransferase subunit GatA: MTELTDLGVAAIRDGVRSGAFSARDVADAFVVKVSKAKVLNAFLVETPDHAIAAADAADVARAAGETLKPLAGVPIGMKDLFCTRGVASTAASHILEGFTPPYESTVSGKLWDAGAGMLGKLNMDQFAMGSSNETSYFGNVISPWRRADGGNAPLAPGGSSGGSSAAIAARLCPAATGTDTGGSIRQPAAFTGIAGIKPTYGRCSRWGVVAFASSLDQAGPMARDVRDCAIMLEAMAGFDPKDSTSLDLAVPKWEAGLSASLAGKRIGIPKEYRVDNMPAEIEALWQQGIDWARDAGAEIVEVSLPHTKYALPAYYIIAPAEASSNLARYDGVRYGLRDLPDGANLQDMYAATRAAGFGDEVKRRIMIGTYVLSAGFYDAYYTQAQKVRTLIARDFERAWESCDLLLTPTAPSAAFALGEKSADPIAMYLNDVFTVPSSLAGLPAMSVPGGLDKAGLPLGLQIIGKPLDEQGVLNAGLALEERAGFVARPEAWW, translated from the coding sequence ATGACCGAACTGACCGATCTGGGCGTTGCCGCCATCCGCGACGGTGTGCGCTCGGGCGCCTTCTCGGCGCGCGACGTGGCTGACGCATTCGTCGTCAAGGTGAGCAAGGCCAAGGTGCTCAACGCTTTCCTGGTCGAAACGCCCGACCACGCCATCGCCGCCGCCGATGCGGCTGATGTGGCGCGGGCGGCGGGCGAGACGCTAAAGCCGCTGGCTGGCGTGCCGATCGGCATGAAGGACCTGTTCTGCACCAGGGGTGTGGCCTCGACCGCGGCGAGCCACATTCTGGAAGGCTTCACGCCGCCTTATGAGTCAACCGTCTCCGGCAAGCTGTGGGATGCGGGCGCCGGCATGCTGGGCAAGCTCAACATGGACCAGTTCGCGATGGGCTCGTCCAACGAGACCAGCTATTTCGGCAATGTGATCTCGCCGTGGCGGCGGGCAGACGGTGGCAACGCACCGCTGGCACCGGGCGGGTCCTCGGGCGGTAGCTCGGCGGCGATCGCGGCACGGCTGTGCCCGGCGGCGACCGGCACCGACACGGGCGGTTCGATCCGCCAGCCAGCCGCCTTTACCGGCATTGCGGGCATCAAGCCGACCTATGGCCGCTGCTCGCGCTGGGGCGTGGTGGCGTTCGCCTCATCGCTCGACCAGGCCGGGCCGATGGCGCGCGACGTGCGCGACTGCGCGATCATGCTCGAGGCGATGGCCGGCTTCGACCCGAAGGATTCGACCTCGCTCGATCTGGCAGTGCCGAAATGGGAGGCGGGCCTGTCCGCCAGTCTCGCCGGCAAGCGCATCGGCATCCCGAAGGAATATCGTGTCGACAACATGCCGGCCGAGATCGAGGCATTGTGGCAGCAGGGCATCGACTGGGCACGGGACGCGGGTGCGGAGATCGTCGAGGTTTCCCTGCCCCACACCAAATATGCGCTGCCGGCCTATTACATCATCGCGCCGGCTGAAGCCTCGTCGAACCTCGCCCGGTATGACGGCGTGCGGTACGGCCTGCGCGACCTGCCCGATGGTGCGAACCTGCAGGACATGTATGCAGCGACCCGCGCCGCCGGTTTCGGCGACGAGGTGAAGCGCCGCATCATGATCGGCACCTATGTGCTCTCCGCCGGCTTCTACGACGCCTATTATACGCAGGCGCAGAAGGTCCGCACCCTGATTGCGCGCGATTTCGAGCGGGCCTGGGAAAGCTGCGACCTGTTGCTCACGCCGACGGCGCCGTCCGCTGCGTTCGCGCTGGGCGAGAAGAGCGCCGATCCGATCGCGATGTACCTGAACGACGTCTTCACCGTGCCGAGCTCGCTCGCGGGCCTGCCGGCGATGTCGGTGCCGGGCGGCCTCGACAAGGCAGGATTGCCGCTTGGCCTGCAGATCATCGGCAAGCCGCTTGACGAACAAGGCGTGCTGAATGCGGGCCTCGCGCTGGAAGAGCGCGCGGGCTTCGTCGCGCGGCCGGAGGCGTGGTGGTAG
- the gatB gene encoding Asp-tRNA(Asn)/Glu-tRNA(Gln) amidotransferase subunit GatB, producing the protein MAEADTYRIRGATGDWEVVIGLEVHAQVTSNAKLFSGAATAFGAEPNTQVSLVDAAMPGMLPVPNRECIRQAVRTGMAIDAAINKWSRFDRKNYFYADLPQGYQISQLYHPLVGEGKIAISLDEKDPDAATKEIGVERIHVEQDAGKLMHDQHPTQSYVDLNRSGVALMEIVSRPDMTSPAEAGAYLRKLRSILRYVGSCDGNMEEGSMRADVNVSVRKPGDPLGTRTETKNVNSVRFVMAVVEQEALRQVTALEAGERIVQETRLYDPDRNETRSMRSKEDAHDYRYFPDPDLLPLELDDAFLEECRASLPELPDAKRRRYESLGITPYNAAVLTAEVEAARWFDTLLDAGAKPVAGANWVTSELFGALNRIGKGIEESPVGPTQAAELLGLVADGTLSGTLAKQVFEIMLETGQGAGIVVEERGLKQTSDTGAIEKVIADVMAANEDKVAEYRSGKDKLFGFFVGQTMKAMGGKANPGVVNDLLKKLLA; encoded by the coding sequence ATGGCTGAAGCAGACACCTACCGCATCCGTGGCGCCACCGGCGACTGGGAGGTCGTGATCGGCCTCGAAGTCCATGCCCAGGTGACCTCCAACGCCAAGCTCTTCTCGGGCGCGGCGACCGCGTTCGGCGCCGAGCCCAACACGCAGGTGTCGCTGGTCGATGCGGCGATGCCGGGCATGCTGCCGGTGCCGAATCGCGAGTGCATCCGCCAGGCGGTGCGCACCGGCATGGCGATCGATGCAGCGATCAACAAATGGTCGCGGTTCGACCGCAAGAATTATTTCTACGCCGATCTGCCGCAGGGCTATCAGATCAGCCAACTCTATCACCCGCTGGTGGGCGAGGGGAAAATTGCGATCAGCCTTGACGAGAAGGATCCCGACGCAGCGACCAAGGAAATCGGCGTCGAGCGAATCCATGTCGAGCAGGATGCCGGCAAGCTGATGCACGACCAGCATCCGACTCAGAGCTATGTCGACCTCAACCGTTCGGGCGTGGCATTGATGGAGATCGTCAGTCGCCCCGACATGACATCGCCGGCCGAAGCGGGCGCGTATCTACGCAAGCTCAGGTCGATCCTGCGCTATGTCGGCTCGTGCGACGGCAATATGGAAGAAGGCTCGATGCGCGCGGACGTGAACGTCAGCGTCCGCAAGCCGGGCGACCCGCTCGGTACGCGGACCGAGACGAAGAACGTCAACTCGGTCCGTTTCGTGATGGCTGTGGTCGAGCAGGAAGCGCTTCGCCAGGTCACGGCGCTTGAGGCCGGCGAACGGATTGTCCAGGAAACGCGGCTCTACGATCCCGACAGGAACGAGACTCGGTCGATGCGCTCCAAAGAGGATGCGCACGACTATCGTTACTTCCCTGATCCCGACCTGCTGCCGCTCGAACTCGACGATGCGTTTCTGGAGGAATGCCGCGCGAGCCTGCCGGAACTGCCCGACGCCAAGCGCCGCCGCTACGAGTCGCTGGGTATCACGCCGTACAATGCCGCGGTGCTGACCGCCGAGGTCGAGGCCGCGCGCTGGTTCGACACATTGCTCGACGCCGGCGCGAAGCCGGTCGCCGGCGCGAACTGGGTGACGTCGGAACTGTTCGGTGCGCTCAACCGGATCGGCAAGGGTATCGAGGAATCGCCGGTCGGCCCGACCCAGGCGGCCGAACTGCTCGGCCTCGTCGCCGACGGCACGTTGTCAGGCACGCTGGCCAAGCAGGTGTTCGAGATCATGCTCGAAACCGGGCAGGGCGCGGGCATAGTCGTCGAGGAGCGCGGGCTCAAGCAGACCAGCGACACCGGCGCGATCGAGAAGGTGATCGCCGACGTGATGGCCGCGAACGAGGACAAGGTCGCTGAGTACCGCTCGGGCAAGGACAAGTTGTTCGGCTTCTTCGTCGGTCAGACGATGAAGGCGATGGGCGGCAAGGCCAATCCCGGGGTGGTCAATGACCTGCTGAAAAAGCTGCTTGCCTGA
- a CDS encoding AbrB/MazE/SpoVT family DNA-binding domain-containing protein, with amino-acid sequence MSKQSNLTVKGQVTIPKDVRDALGLKPGEPVEFDWNKEGEAIIRKGVRPDDYDKRYQAALVNLDRVREKYKHLQTGQDTDAYMAEVREPVPDPLHDA; translated from the coding sequence ATGAGCAAACAGAGCAACCTCACCGTCAAGGGCCAGGTGACGATCCCGAAGGACGTTCGCGATGCGCTCGGGCTCAAGCCGGGCGAGCCAGTCGAATTCGACTGGAACAAGGAGGGTGAGGCGATCATCCGCAAGGGCGTGCGGCCCGACGATTACGACAAAAGATATCAGGCTGCTTTGGTGAACCTGGATCGTGTTCGCGAGAAGTACAAACATCTGCAGACCGGGCAGGACACGGATGCCTATATGGCGGAGGTTCGTGAACCCGTGCCCGATCCTTTGCACGACGCATGA
- a CDS encoding DUF4153 domain-containing protein, translated as MLDPEQEAGERAHSAWRLRPVFLAALGVVAAIAIQQLVDRGFGYGRSYVPLESWRIALSVGIGTGAMAFGFGVERVRLFWAAGFALLAGAMAALVYYWNGGQSGWSDFGDWRYASLFLSIAIAVPLFQTARDEGGWRFPYRDVHGHAWTNVVLWFACWIFVGIVFALAWLLAALFDLIGLHLIREMLRRDWFAAGLAGAAFGGALGLFRERDRIVRLLQRVVTAVLAVLAPVLGARLLLFLVALPFTGLGALWEATKSTTPILLGCVIGALILANAVIGNGEDEEATNPVLRWGAMALGLAMLPLGVIAAIATGLRIAQYGFTPDRLWALVFVMLATVYGVAYLVALGLGRNGWAARVRPANLRIAFIVTAVALFLATPILSFDAISTADQVARLESGRIAPDKFDWAALGFDFGNPGKAAVKRLAASKNSEIANRAKQAMKAGNRYGVEDIDRTRKVANDLARRLRLLPAGTAVPEGLRTLLTDWSACGESKCTMLYSPGAVAAVLIKDGCVEGVARDPSPRDMKLPGLAMGSRCVIRYARTGDTWRLVVDGDMARPDAAGRAALKSGMADGKVEIRTVPSRRVFIGGVPVGEPFE; from the coding sequence ATGCTGGATCCGGAGCAGGAAGCCGGGGAGCGCGCGCATTCGGCGTGGCGCCTGCGGCCGGTATTTCTCGCGGCACTCGGCGTAGTCGCCGCGATCGCGATCCAGCAACTGGTCGATCGCGGATTCGGCTATGGTCGTTCCTATGTGCCGCTCGAAAGCTGGCGGATTGCGCTGTCGGTGGGAATCGGCACTGGCGCGATGGCATTCGGTTTCGGTGTGGAGCGGGTGCGGTTGTTCTGGGCGGCTGGCTTCGCACTGCTGGCCGGCGCGATGGCGGCCCTTGTCTATTACTGGAACGGGGGACAGTCCGGCTGGAGCGATTTCGGCGACTGGCGCTATGCCAGCCTGTTCCTCTCGATCGCGATCGCGGTACCCTTGTTCCAGACGGCACGCGACGAGGGTGGGTGGCGTTTCCCCTATCGCGACGTCCATGGCCATGCCTGGACCAATGTCGTCCTCTGGTTCGCGTGCTGGATCTTCGTCGGGATCGTTTTCGCGCTCGCCTGGCTGTTGGCCGCGCTGTTCGACCTGATCGGCCTGCATCTCATTCGGGAAATGCTCCGGCGCGACTGGTTCGCGGCCGGGCTGGCCGGGGCGGCGTTCGGCGGCGCGCTCGGGCTGTTTCGCGAGCGCGACCGGATCGTGCGGTTGCTCCAGCGTGTGGTAACGGCCGTGCTGGCGGTCCTTGCGCCGGTACTAGGCGCCCGGCTGCTGCTGTTCCTGGTCGCCTTGCCGTTCACCGGGCTCGGCGCGCTGTGGGAAGCGACCAAGTCGACCACCCCGATCCTGCTTGGATGCGTAATCGGCGCGCTGATCCTGGCCAATGCGGTGATCGGCAATGGCGAGGATGAGGAGGCGACCAACCCGGTGCTGCGCTGGGGCGCGATGGCGCTCGGGCTGGCGATGCTGCCGCTTGGCGTGATCGCGGCGATCGCGACCGGCCTTCGCATCGCGCAATATGGCTTCACGCCGGATCGGCTCTGGGCGCTGGTTTTCGTGATGCTCGCGACGGTCTATGGCGTGGCGTATCTGGTGGCGCTCGGGCTTGGGCGGAACGGCTGGGCGGCGAGGGTTCGTCCGGCGAACCTGCGCATCGCGTTCATCGTCACGGCGGTCGCGTTGTTCCTTGCCACGCCGATCCTGAGTTTTGACGCCATCTCGACGGCGGATCAGGTCGCAAGGCTCGAATCGGGCAGGATCGCGCCCGACAAGTTCGACTGGGCGGCGCTCGGATTCGATTTCGGTAATCCGGGCAAGGCCGCCGTGAAGCGACTGGCGGCATCGAAGAACAGCGAAATTGCCAATCGGGCGAAACAGGCGATGAAGGCAGGCAACCGGTACGGTGTCGAGGATATCGACAGGACCCGGAAGGTGGCAAACGATCTCGCCAGACGCCTTCGCTTGCTACCCGCTGGGACTGCCGTGCCGGAAGGGTTGAGGACGCTTCTGACCGATTGGAGTGCTTGTGGGGAAAGCAAATGCACCATGCTTTACTCGCCGGGTGCCGTGGCGGCTGTCTTGATAAAGGATGGCTGTGTCGAGGGCGTGGCGCGGGATCCGTCGCCGCGCGATATGAAATTGCCAGGGCTCGCGATGGGTTCCCGATGCGTGATCCGGTATGCGCGCACGGGCGATACGTGGCGCCTGGTCGTTGATGGCGACATGGCACGCCCTGACGCGGCTGGCCGCGCTGCGCTCAAATCGGGGATGGCTGACGGCAAGGTGGAGATACGCACCGTGCCGAGCCGCAGAGTGTTCATCGGCGGCGTTCCGGTGGGTGAACCCTTCGAATAG
- a CDS encoding aspartyl/glutamyl-tRNA amidotransferase subunit C, whose translation MSVDIATVKKIASLARIAITEDEAARIAPELDNIMGWIEQLGEVDVTGVEPMTAVIPNHLRLRDDVVTDGNVRDAVLSNAPQAEHGFFAVPKVIE comes from the coding sequence ATGTCAGTCGATATCGCAACCGTGAAGAAGATCGCGAGCCTTGCCCGCATCGCGATCACCGAGGACGAGGCCGCGCGCATTGCGCCGGAACTCGACAACATTATGGGCTGGATCGAGCAACTCGGCGAGGTCGACGTGACCGGCGTCGAGCCGATGACCGCCGTGATCCCGAACCATCTGCGCCTACGCGACGATGTCGTCACTGACGGCAATGTCCGCGATGCGGTGCTCTCCAACGCGCCCCAGGCGGAGCATGGCTTCTTCGCCGTGCCGAAGGTGATCGAATGA